One genomic region from Nilaparvata lugens isolate BPH chromosome 3, ASM1435652v1, whole genome shotgun sequence encodes:
- the LOC111057322 gene encoding uncharacterized protein LOC111057322 encodes MTWDQRKVFVANTVEKIPPKRRYTNEDSRRQSTLVYNLLINEIKYPVCKSMYLSTLSLGARTVNEWVAKSSDGIIKSTEVSFKERAPNSHCKKDDVTRLNQFFDSLAKLPSHYGRKNSSKLYLEQTFETLLEVYNVYSDEMKNECRKPLSRTKFSSVFKEKNLSLYQIKKDQCDTCTKFKTGNISESEWAEHDIKKKRAREEKEKDKLSGVKNECSVLTMDLQAVKLSPFIRTNAFYYKTKLVCHNFTVYNIVSHQSTAYWFSEIDSDLSASTFASLILVYLKDQLSSEKNIVIFSDGCTYQNRNAIMANALLNYCIENKCTIIQKFLERGHTQMECDSVHSLIERKLKNREVYLPSNYLTVTMEARKSSPYIAKWVTFDQFTNYSHSSSQRFSSLRPGQNKVTEIKALQYSPDGIQFKLDFEDDWTKLPQRIKNLEKKIIWPKLHTSTRKISSQKFNHLQQLKAFIPPDCHAFYDQLPHE; translated from the exons ATGACATGGGATCAGCGCAAAGTTTTCGTCGCCAatacagttgaaaaaatacCTCCCAAACGAAGATACACAAATGAAGATTCAAGAAGACAAAGTACATTAGTTTATAATCTTCTTATCAATGAGATAAAATATCCAGTGTGTAAGTCGATGTATCTATCCACTCTTTCTTTAGGAGCACGTACAGTGAATGAATGGGTTGCAAAGAGTAGTGATGGCATTATAAAGTCTACAGAGGTGTCTTTTAAAGAACGAGCACCCAATTCACATTGTAAGAAAGACGATGTTACAAGGCTTAATCAGTTTTTTGATTCATTAGCAAAACTGCCTTCACACTATGGGAGgaaaaactcatcaaaattataCCTGGAGCAAACCTTTGAAACTTTGCTAGAAGTCTACAACGTATATTCTGatgaaatgaagaatgaatgtaGAAAACCGCTGAGCAGGACTAAATTTTCATCggttttcaaagaaaaaaatttatctttGTACCAGATAAAAAAGGATCAGTGTGATACATGCACTAAGTTCAAAACAGGTAATATTTCTGAATCTGAATGGGCTGAGcatgacattaaaaaaaaaagagctagagaagaaaaagagaaagacaAGTTATCAGGAGTAAAAAATGAGTGTTCTGTTCTTACAATGGATCTTCAAGCTGTCAAGCTTTCACCTTTCATTCGTACGAATGCATTCTATTATAAAACGAAATTAGTATGTCATAATTTCACTGTATACAATATAGTGTCACATCAATCAACCGCATACTGGTTCAGTGAAATTGACAGTGATCTGTCAGCTTCGACATTTGCATCCTTGATATTAGTTTACTTGAAAGATCAACTGTCAAgtgagaaaaatattgttatatttagTGACGGATGCACCTACCAGAACCGCAATGCAATTATGGCGAATGCACTTTTGAATTACTGCATAGAAAATAAGTGCaccataattcaaaaatttttggaACGCGGCCATACACAAATGGAGTGCGACTCAGTGCATAGCCTCATTGAAAGGAAGTTGAAGAACAGAGAAGTCTACTTGCCAAGCAATTACCTTACCGTAACAATGGAAGCAAGAAAGTCTTCTCCCTACATTGCAAAATGGGTTACATTCGACCAGTTTACCAACTACTCACATAGTTCATCACAAAG ATTTTCAAGTCTAAGGCCTGGGCAGAACAAGGTAACAGAGATCAAGGCTCTACAGTATTCGCCAGAtggaattcaattcaaacttgATTTTGAAGATGACTGGACAAAACTTCCGCAACGGATAAAAAacctggaaaagaaaataatttggCCAAAACTCCATACTTCCACACGCAAAATATCCAGCCAAAAGTTCAATCATTTGCAGCAGCTGAAAGCATTCATACCCCCAGACTGTCATGCTTTCTATGACCAGCTTCCACATGAATGA